A region of Salinibacter sp. 10B DNA encodes the following proteins:
- a CDS encoding phasin family protein gives MSDNGSPSINVTRGKRTRRTSSSSKQSSGSSLLPDPLSLVSGVMQRAQELWWAGLGVVSVAEDAGSKVFDALVEEGKSWEQAQRKRREQTAKRVEELTDEGTQAVEAVEARVREEVNEALHRIGVPHRDDINELRNQVDTLAERMDQLADAIDSDSNDS, from the coding sequence ATGAGTGACAACGGTTCCCCTAGCATCAACGTCACCCGCGGAAAGCGAACCCGACGGACATCTTCGTCGAGCAAACAATCGTCCGGGTCGTCCCTGCTTCCCGATCCGCTGTCGCTCGTATCGGGCGTGATGCAGCGGGCCCAGGAGTTGTGGTGGGCCGGCCTTGGGGTGGTCTCCGTAGCCGAGGATGCGGGCTCGAAGGTGTTCGACGCGTTGGTTGAAGAGGGAAAGTCCTGGGAGCAGGCCCAGCGCAAGCGCCGGGAGCAGACGGCCAAGCGCGTCGAGGAGTTGACGGACGAGGGGACGCAGGCGGTCGAGGCTGTGGAAGCACGGGTGCGGGAAGAAGTGAACGAAGCCCTTCACCGCATTGGGGTTCCGCACCGCGACGACATCAACGAGTTGCGGAACCAGGTCGACACCCTCGCCGAGCGGATGGATCAACTGGCGGATGCGATCGACAGCGACTCCAACGATTCATGA
- a CDS encoding glycoside hydrolase family 18 protein, giving the protein MPPASTGIVRCCAFIFSVGFLFACGGTSDAPDSTDAYVRLGYVHDTVAVTPEEARQLTHINYAFANVTEEGRVVLESEQDSANLAQLRALKSVHSDLKILLSIGGWAWSDYFSNAALTDSSRVRFARSAVALLRKHQLDGLDLDWEYPGQQGENNVYRPEDDSNFTRLLQTVRRHLNRQGRRDGRTGDDRYLLTIAAGASADYLAHTNMAAAHKPLDYVHLMTYDFHGSWTSHTGHHANLYPPATPDTMQLSAAHTVTQFIKAGVPARKLVLGVPFYGRGWAGVTPTNKGLYQSYEASRGGYPYDTLASLAKQEAFVRRWDSTAQAPTLWNADSSLLITYETPASLRAKTHFVKSRGLAGIMYWEHNSDDGTLLQTLYDHLH; this is encoded by the coding sequence ATGCCTCCCGCTTCCACGGGAATCGTGCGCTGCTGCGCCTTCATTTTCTCCGTCGGATTTCTTTTCGCATGCGGCGGGACCTCCGACGCTCCGGACAGCACCGATGCGTACGTACGTCTCGGCTACGTCCACGATACCGTGGCCGTCACGCCCGAGGAGGCCCGCCAGCTCACGCACATCAACTACGCCTTCGCGAATGTTACGGAGGAGGGTCGGGTGGTACTGGAATCGGAACAGGACTCGGCCAATCTGGCTCAGCTTCGTGCTCTCAAGTCAGTCCATTCGGACCTCAAGATTCTGCTCTCCATCGGCGGCTGGGCGTGGTCGGACTACTTTTCGAACGCCGCCCTCACGGACTCGTCGCGGGTCCGGTTTGCGCGGAGTGCCGTTGCCCTCCTCCGTAAGCATCAGCTCGACGGCCTCGACCTGGACTGGGAATATCCCGGCCAGCAGGGCGAGAACAACGTCTACCGTCCGGAGGACGACTCCAATTTTACTCGCCTGCTGCAGACCGTACGCCGCCACCTCAACAGACAGGGCCGGCGCGACGGCCGGACTGGAGACGACCGGTACCTGCTCACGATTGCTGCCGGGGCCAGCGCCGACTATCTGGCACACACCAATATGGCGGCTGCCCACAAACCGCTCGACTACGTCCACCTCATGACGTACGACTTCCACGGAAGCTGGACGTCCCACACCGGCCATCACGCAAACCTCTACCCGCCCGCGACGCCCGACACAATGCAACTGTCAGCGGCACACACGGTGACTCAGTTCATCAAGGCCGGCGTGCCCGCCCGGAAACTGGTGCTCGGCGTGCCCTTCTACGGACGGGGATGGGCCGGGGTGACCCCGACGAATAAAGGCCTCTACCAGTCCTATGAGGCATCGCGCGGCGGGTATCCTTACGACACGCTTGCCAGTCTCGCCAAACAGGAGGCCTTCGTGCGACGGTGGGATTCCACAGCGCAAGCCCCCACCCTCTGGAACGCCGACTCCTCACTGCTAATCACCTACGAGACCCCGGCCTCCCTGCGCGCCAAAACCCACTTCGTGAAGTCGCGTGGGCTTGCCGGCATCATGTACTGGGAGCATAATTCCGACGACGGCACTCTTCTCCAGACCCTCTATGACCACCTGCACTAA
- a CDS encoding MlaD family protein produces the protein MQYSNELKVGLAIVLTALAAFAGIRFFQDLPLFGSSYTLYTEFEDAGGLVSGNPVRMKGVRVGSVESVNLNPETQAVRVRLQMERGPRIPKGSRAQVTGISALGGVHVSITPGPNENPQISPGSTLPNPPEGSSLGQLTKQAPALASKADSVLTGANTTIGGLRRLLQNPDSDLRQTLSSLRKMSGDLEQVTEAEKDNIQQLLRNLEGVSDDLKDFTGENGDSLDVAVRRLNQSLSRLNRSLASFEKTTASLDTITTKLNQGTGTAGRLVNDPSLYMKLDSAATNTNRILEEFQQNPSRYLEDMTLVKVF, from the coding sequence ATGCAATACAGCAACGAACTCAAGGTCGGCCTCGCCATCGTCCTCACGGCGCTTGCGGCGTTTGCCGGGATTCGCTTTTTTCAGGACCTTCCCCTGTTTGGTAGCTCCTACACGCTGTACACCGAGTTTGAGGATGCCGGCGGGCTTGTGTCCGGGAATCCGGTGCGCATGAAAGGCGTGAGGGTCGGCTCCGTTGAAAGCGTGAACTTGAACCCCGAGACGCAGGCCGTTCGTGTTCGTCTTCAGATGGAGCGCGGTCCCCGCATTCCCAAGGGCTCCCGTGCCCAGGTGACCGGCATTAGCGCGCTTGGAGGGGTCCACGTGAGCATCACCCCCGGCCCCAACGAGAACCCACAGATCTCTCCCGGCTCCACCCTCCCGAATCCCCCGGAGGGCTCGTCTCTAGGGCAACTCACCAAGCAGGCGCCCGCTCTCGCCTCCAAGGCCGACAGCGTCCTCACCGGGGCGAATACCACTATCGGCGGGCTACGCCGCCTTCTCCAAAACCCGGACAGTGACCTTCGGCAGACCCTGTCATCGCTGCGCAAGATGTCGGGCGACCTCGAACAGGTCACGGAGGCGGAGAAGGACAACATCCAGCAGTTGCTCCGAAACCTAGAAGGCGTGTCGGACGACCTGAAGGACTTTACCGGAGAAAATGGAGACTCTCTCGACGTGGCCGTCCGCCGATTAAATCAGTCGCTGTCTCGCCTCAACCGAAGCCTCGCCTCCTTCGAAAAGACGACGGCCAGCCTCGATACCATTACAACCAAGCTCAACCAAGGAACGGGCACCGCGGGGCGCCTCGTAAACGACCCGAGCCTGTACATGAAGCTGGACTCGGCGGCGACCAACACTAACCGCATCCTGGAGGAATTCCAGCAGAATCCCAGCCGCTATTTAGAAGACATGACGCTCGTGAAAGTATTTTAG
- a CDS encoding PAS domain S-box protein: MSPDPPPECPTEWGSATDSPLSPSLAHTVLEVIDTAVLVLDDVGRMEYLNPACEDLSGYKTHELQGEIIFDVLIPEDEQEKTRRYWGKLLNGDAPSHHQNPWITKSGKRRYLTWSNAVVETDSGLSYVVATGTDISQRRELERDVVQVSETERQRIGQELHDTLASDLVAAAMKLENLRGHLSNQNVDDPDLHSRLETIERNVRQASKRARSLSHLLAAGQLAPAELPGALSELVKTYEEASEAKCQLQLPDEKLSGLLDGPVAGHLYRIAQEAVRNAIQHGHPNQVDVLIDVVEPSDAPSDTAPPPSAPSTADGRQIVLQIRDDGTGIPDAVSNSLCSEHRLSSDPAEKDLNDGIGLHLMTYRADLIDATLTIDSPDGGGTIVRCALPIN; this comes from the coding sequence ATGAGCCCCGATCCGCCTCCGGAGTGTCCAACTGAATGGGGATCCGCAACGGACTCACCTCTCTCTCCGTCCCTTGCTCATACCGTCCTTGAGGTCATCGACACGGCGGTGCTCGTCCTCGACGACGTGGGCCGCATGGAATACCTCAATCCGGCCTGTGAGGATCTTTCTGGATACAAGACCCACGAGTTGCAGGGCGAAATCATCTTTGACGTGCTCATTCCCGAAGACGAGCAAGAGAAAACCCGACGCTACTGGGGAAAGCTTCTGAATGGGGACGCCCCATCGCACCACCAAAACCCATGGATCACCAAAAGTGGAAAGCGCCGCTACCTCACGTGGTCTAATGCGGTGGTAGAAACCGACTCGGGCCTCTCGTATGTCGTGGCAACCGGGACAGACATCTCTCAACGGCGGGAGCTGGAACGGGACGTCGTCCAGGTGAGCGAAACTGAGCGCCAACGCATCGGCCAGGAGCTGCACGACACCCTTGCCTCGGATCTGGTGGCGGCAGCCATGAAGTTGGAAAACCTCCGCGGACACCTTTCAAACCAAAACGTAGACGATCCCGACCTGCATTCGCGTCTCGAAACCATCGAACGTAATGTTCGACAGGCCTCCAAGCGTGCCCGGTCTCTGTCCCACCTTCTGGCCGCCGGTCAGCTTGCCCCCGCGGAGTTGCCGGGCGCCCTCTCTGAACTCGTCAAAACCTACGAAGAGGCCTCGGAGGCAAAATGCCAGCTTCAGTTGCCCGACGAGAAGCTATCGGGGCTTCTCGACGGCCCGGTGGCCGGCCACCTTTACCGCATCGCCCAGGAAGCCGTGCGCAACGCAATTCAGCACGGCCACCCGAACCAGGTGGACGTTCTCATCGATGTGGTGGAGCCCTCCGACGCCCCTTCCGACACTGCCCCTCCCCCATCGGCCCCGAGCACTGCCGACGGACGTCAAATCGTGCTGCAAATTCGCGACGACGGCACCGGCATTCCCGACGCCGTGTCCAATAGTCTATGCTCAGAACACCGTCTGTCCTCCGATCCAGCCGAAAAGGACCTCAACGACGGGATCGGCCTCCACCTGATGACCTATCGTGCAGACCTGATCGACGCAACACTTACGATCGACTCGCCGGACGGCGGCGGCACGATCGTCCGCTGCGCACTTCCCATAAACTGA
- a CDS encoding S9 family peptidase → MVRRALLLFLFVLTTPLLGHAQEQSFSRMDVFDLEWVERPRISPNGNHVVYERRGMDVMADRRTSHLWIVDTDGTEHEKLTTREANESSPRWSPDGRKIAFTSSSAEHGTEIYLHWVDSGKTARLTQLEHAPSGLSWAPDGEHLAFSAHVSQPEPKLVSPPTAPEGADWAEPPRVETRLNHEADGAGVLKHGFDHLFVVPVEGGRARQITSGNYHHSSRPVWTPDGEALLFSANRHDNWRRERRNSEIYRVALDSGESTALTDRFGPAHTPRVSPDGETIAYLGYQDEVQTYQVTSLRVMNRDGTNRRTVETGLDRSIQSLAWDEDGEGLYLKYTDEGTTKLAHTRLQGSATPVAEDIGGTSIGRPYGGGSFSVSNAGRLAFNQTAPSHPGELAITRRGQETRQVTDLNGDLLDHRRLGQVEEIRYTSSADGREIHGWVVTPPNFDPERTYPLMVEIHGGPISNYGPRFSAELQLYAANDYVVFYPNARGSTSYGEEFGNLLYNDFSGGEYQDIIDGVDRLVERDYVAADSLYVTGGSAGGTSAAWIVGKTDRFRAAAVQKPVTNWISKTLAADNYYGYHDYRYPGQPWENPMEYWEVSPVSLLGSINTPTVVIVGGADLRTPPWQAKQLYNGLKLRDVEAAYVEIPGASHFIAQRPSQLIAKVDHVLAWFDRYR, encoded by the coding sequence ATGGTCCGAAGGGCTCTTCTCCTTTTTCTTTTCGTCCTCACCACGCCCCTTCTGGGACACGCCCAGGAGCAATCGTTTTCTCGAATGGATGTGTTCGATCTCGAATGGGTCGAGCGTCCTCGCATCTCCCCAAACGGCAACCACGTGGTGTACGAGCGGCGGGGCATGGACGTCATGGCGGATCGCCGAACGTCTCACCTCTGGATCGTGGACACAGACGGCACGGAGCACGAGAAGCTGACAACACGAGAGGCGAACGAGTCCAGTCCTCGCTGGTCGCCCGATGGGCGTAAAATTGCCTTCACGAGCAGCAGTGCCGAGCACGGCACCGAGATCTACCTGCACTGGGTCGACTCCGGAAAAACGGCCCGGCTGACCCAACTGGAGCACGCCCCGAGTGGGCTCTCCTGGGCGCCGGACGGGGAGCACCTCGCCTTTTCGGCCCACGTGTCGCAGCCAGAACCGAAGCTCGTATCGCCGCCTACGGCCCCGGAAGGTGCCGACTGGGCAGAACCGCCGCGCGTGGAGACGCGCCTGAACCACGAGGCCGACGGCGCGGGCGTCTTGAAGCATGGATTTGACCACTTGTTCGTCGTACCGGTCGAGGGAGGGCGCGCCCGACAGATTACTTCGGGGAATTACCACCACTCCAGCCGTCCCGTCTGGACGCCTGACGGGGAGGCTCTGTTGTTTTCGGCCAACCGGCACGACAATTGGCGACGAGAGCGACGCAACAGCGAGATCTACCGCGTGGCGCTCGACAGTGGCGAGAGTACCGCCCTGACCGATCGCTTCGGTCCCGCTCATACGCCGCGCGTGTCCCCCGACGGAGAAACCATTGCTTACCTCGGCTATCAGGACGAGGTGCAGACCTATCAGGTCACCTCCCTTCGCGTAATGAACCGCGACGGCACCAACCGGCGCACGGTGGAAACGGGCCTAGACCGCTCCATTCAGAGTCTTGCCTGGGACGAGGACGGAGAAGGCCTGTACCTGAAGTACACGGACGAGGGAACAACGAAGCTCGCCCACACCCGCCTACAAGGCAGCGCCACACCAGTCGCCGAAGACATCGGGGGAACGTCGATCGGACGCCCCTACGGCGGAGGTAGCTTTTCGGTGTCCAATGCCGGTCGTCTTGCCTTCAACCAAACCGCTCCGTCTCACCCAGGCGAGCTGGCCATCACGCGCCGGGGGCAGGAGACGCGTCAGGTTACCGACCTGAATGGCGACCTGCTCGACCATCGACGCCTCGGGCAAGTGGAAGAAATCCGATACACGTCCTCAGCGGACGGGCGCGAAATTCATGGCTGGGTCGTGACGCCCCCAAACTTCGACCCCGAACGTACTTATCCGCTCATGGTCGAGATTCATGGGGGGCCAATCAGCAACTACGGCCCCCGCTTTTCCGCCGAGCTTCAGCTATACGCCGCCAACGACTACGTCGTGTTTTACCCCAACGCGCGTGGCAGCACCAGCTACGGCGAGGAGTTCGGCAACCTGCTGTACAACGACTTTTCGGGAGGCGAATATCAGGACATCATCGATGGTGTCGACCGTCTTGTGGAACGAGACTACGTGGCGGCCGACAGCCTTTACGTCACCGGGGGCAGCGCCGGAGGCACCTCCGCCGCCTGGATCGTTGGGAAGACCGACCGGTTTCGAGCCGCGGCCGTCCAAAAGCCTGTCACCAACTGGATCAGCAAAACGCTGGCGGCGGACAACTACTATGGATACCACGACTACCGGTATCCGGGACAACCGTGGGAGAACCCGATGGAATACTGGGAGGTCTCGCCTGTCTCTCTCCTTGGAAGCATCAACACGCCGACAGTCGTCATTGTCGGAGGCGCCGATCTTCGGACGCCCCCCTGGCAGGCGAAACAACTGTACAACGGATTGAAGCTTCGCGACGTTGAGGCGGCCTACGTCGAAATTCCGGGGGCGTCTCACTTCATTGCCCAGCGCCCGAGCCAGCTGATCGCGAAGGTCGACCACGTGCTCGCCTGGTTTGACCGGTATCGGTAG
- a CDS encoding DUF445 family protein gives MPDDRPASASSSDLPEPSPSSAASDGSSSASASSLDRLRDRVLATVSHHLPESADGTPSVEEPPKRTGSYARWLPVLRGLPWILGALFALSFAWDFPGVTFSVAGYSITLENLLRYTTVSGLIGFGTNWLAITMLFRPRQERPIVGQGLVPAQRERVAFRLAQAVSDELINKRIIMEKIRESGLAAQYRDVLVAMAGDVITDDEVRRETKTLLRSVLRDVLSSPAVQDRIAEFTAEQMEKNAEGLPGVAFRTYRLFGEEDFQERLRAATRRLPETVGPLLDELDPVLDRLPAHLERHGDTIEELLTQVILRLVGTLDVERIVFENVRAYDEQQLEMLLRRTTNEQLNYIKYLGAVLGIIGGLIIWAPAVSLAVVTTVGLVVYAVDEALFRSDSPSDTT, from the coding sequence ATGCCCGACGATCGCCCCGCTTCCGCTTCGTCGAGTGACCTTCCCGAACCGTCGCCCTCGTCCGCGGCGAGTGACGGATCGTCCTCCGCCAGCGCTTCGTCCTTGGACCGCCTGCGCGACCGGGTGCTCGCCACCGTGTCGCACCATCTCCCCGAATCTGCCGATGGGACCCCGAGCGTAGAGGAACCCCCGAAGCGCACCGGCAGCTACGCCCGCTGGCTGCCCGTGCTTCGCGGACTGCCATGGATTCTCGGGGCCCTCTTCGCTCTGTCCTTCGCGTGGGACTTCCCCGGCGTAACGTTCTCCGTGGCGGGCTACTCGATCACGCTGGAGAACCTGCTGCGCTACACCACCGTCAGCGGCCTCATTGGGTTCGGGACGAACTGGCTGGCCATCACGATGCTCTTCCGCCCCCGCCAGGAGCGGCCCATCGTGGGACAAGGCCTCGTCCCCGCCCAACGCGAACGCGTGGCCTTCCGGCTTGCCCAGGCGGTGAGCGATGAGCTTATCAACAAGCGCATCATCATGGAGAAGATTCGCGAGAGCGGCCTCGCGGCCCAGTATCGCGACGTGCTGGTGGCCATGGCCGGCGACGTGATTACCGACGATGAGGTGCGCCGGGAAACGAAAACGCTCCTCCGCAGCGTGCTCCGCGATGTGCTGTCGAGCCCGGCGGTCCAGGATCGCATTGCAGAGTTTACCGCCGAGCAGATGGAAAAAAACGCGGAGGGGCTTCCGGGCGTGGCCTTCCGCACCTACCGGCTGTTCGGGGAGGAGGACTTTCAAGAGCGACTCCGAGCCGCCACCCGGCGCCTGCCCGAAACCGTCGGCCCCCTTCTCGATGAGTTGGACCCGGTACTCGATCGGCTGCCCGCTCACCTGGAGCGGCACGGGGATACGATTGAAGAGTTGCTCACGCAGGTCATTCTCCGACTCGTGGGCACGCTCGACGTCGAGCGGATCGTGTTCGAGAACGTGCGGGCCTACGACGAGCAACAACTCGAGATGCTGCTCCGCCGAACCACGAACGAGCAACTCAACTACATCAAGTACCTCGGAGCCGTGCTCGGCATCATCGGGGGCCTCATCATCTGGGCCCCCGCCGTGTCGCTCGCTGTGGTCACCACGGTTGGGCTTGTCGTCTACGCCGTCGACGAGGCCCTCTTCCGTTCGGACTCCCCGAGCGACACCACCTGA
- a CDS encoding family 10 glycosylhydrolase encodes MTKRRDFLKALGLGALGATTGFSSPPRKSKTPSSPSSFSRPENAPTNWVWMTPELDVSADEWKRRFERLRSHNIDAILPQIYSNSAAYYGSDFLPVEGEWLEKILPLAKNAGLEVHGWMISMPCTIPEIVENHKEWFVVNRNGESAVDHPAYVDYYKFTCPNRPGSQDFIERRVEEISSIDGLDGIHFDYIRFPDVIIAEALQPKYGIVQNEELAPYDYCYCEVCRSKFEEAHGVDPMALDDPPTHTQWRLFRYESITNLVNNRLIPIARENDKAVSAATFPNWQAVRQRWHHWDLDYVHPMLYHNFYHAGANWVRNQTRDGIERLRGQGKSTALYSGLNVGAVAPGGLKRLLQKAHEGDAAGVTLFSAGAMNDSMWSVFEETTSALQSG; translated from the coding sequence ATGACGAAGCGACGTGACTTCCTGAAGGCCCTCGGCCTCGGTGCCCTAGGGGCAACGACCGGCTTCTCCTCTCCTCCCCGGAAATCCAAAACTCCCTCCTCTCCTTCCTCGTTTTCGCGCCCGGAAAACGCCCCCACGAACTGGGTGTGGATGACCCCGGAGCTCGACGTGTCCGCCGACGAATGGAAGCGTCGCTTTGAGCGCCTGCGGAGCCATAACATCGACGCCATCCTGCCACAGATCTACAGCAACAGTGCCGCGTACTACGGCAGCGACTTTCTCCCGGTAGAAGGGGAATGGCTCGAAAAAATTCTTCCCTTGGCGAAAAATGCGGGCCTCGAGGTGCACGGCTGGATGATCTCGATGCCCTGCACGATTCCGGAGATTGTCGAAAATCACAAGGAGTGGTTTGTGGTGAACCGCAATGGGGAATCGGCCGTCGATCATCCGGCCTATGTCGACTACTACAAGTTCACCTGCCCCAACCGTCCCGGCTCGCAAGACTTCATCGAGCGACGGGTGGAGGAGATCTCGTCTATTGACGGACTCGACGGCATCCACTTCGACTACATTCGGTTTCCGGACGTGATCATCGCGGAGGCTCTGCAGCCGAAGTACGGCATTGTACAGAACGAGGAGCTGGCCCCGTACGACTACTGCTACTGCGAGGTCTGCCGGTCCAAGTTCGAAGAAGCACACGGCGTCGATCCGATGGCCCTCGACGACCCGCCCACCCATACGCAGTGGCGGCTCTTCCGGTACGAGAGCATTACGAATCTGGTGAACAACCGCCTCATCCCCATTGCCCGAGAGAACGACAAGGCGGTCTCCGCGGCCACCTTCCCAAACTGGCAGGCCGTGCGGCAGCGCTGGCACCACTGGGACCTCGACTACGTCCACCCGATGCTCTACCACAACTTCTACCATGCGGGCGCCAATTGGGTGCGCAATCAAACACGGGACGGCATTGAGCGCCTGCGCGGACAAGGAAAATCCACGGCGCTGTACAGCGGACTCAACGTGGGCGCCGTAGCCCCGGGCGGCCTCAAGCGTCTCCTCCAAAAGGCCCACGAGGGCGATGCAGCAGGGGTTACCCTCTTTTCTGCCGGCGCCATGAACGACTCGATGTGGTCGGTCTTTGAGGAAACAACGTCCGCGCTACAGTCCGGATGA
- a CDS encoding ABC transporter ATP-binding protein yields MIEVRNISKSFDNLQVLSDVSLDVKKGEKLAIIGRSGSGKSVLMKHLVGLLKPDTGHVYVDGEDLCCADYSHLREMRKRFGVLFQGGALFDSMSTFENIAFPLRYFSTLTDAEVDERVEECLDLVRLSGVGPKNPSELSGGMRKRVALARAISMEPEYILYDEPTSGLDPETSNTINDLINHLAKELNVTSVVITHDMHSVLEVADRVAFLHGQDLEWVGPVEEIHSCTNPNLNSFVKASEYKIGTTSTATSLSGSSS; encoded by the coding sequence ATGATTGAAGTTCGTAACATCTCGAAGAGCTTCGACAACCTTCAGGTACTCAGCGACGTCTCCCTGGACGTGAAGAAGGGGGAGAAGCTCGCGATTATTGGGCGTTCAGGCTCTGGCAAAAGCGTCCTCATGAAGCACCTGGTCGGGCTGTTGAAGCCGGATACCGGTCACGTGTACGTGGACGGAGAAGATCTCTGCTGCGCCGACTACAGCCACCTTCGCGAAATGCGCAAGCGGTTCGGGGTGCTGTTTCAGGGAGGCGCGCTTTTCGATTCAATGTCGACCTTTGAGAACATTGCCTTCCCACTCCGCTATTTCTCGACCCTCACCGACGCGGAAGTCGACGAACGCGTCGAGGAGTGCCTGGATCTCGTGCGCCTCTCTGGGGTGGGCCCGAAAAACCCCTCGGAGCTGTCGGGCGGTATGCGAAAACGGGTAGCCCTGGCGCGGGCCATCTCGATGGAGCCGGAGTATATTCTCTATGATGAGCCGACAAGCGGCCTAGACCCGGAAACCTCAAACACGATTAACGACCTCATCAACCACCTCGCCAAGGAGCTCAACGTGACGAGCGTCGTGATCACGCACGACATGCACTCGGTACTGGAGGTGGCGGACCGTGTGGCCTTCCTTCACGGGCAAGACCTGGAGTGGGTGGGTCCAGTGGAGGAAATCCATAGCTGCACGAACCCGAATCTCAACTCGTTCGTGAAAGCCAGCGAATACAAAATTGGTACGACGTCCACGGCCACTTCCCTGTCGGGCTCCTCATCCTGA
- a CDS encoding wax ester/triacylglycerol synthase family O-acyltransferase: MKTHEPLSGVDAAWLRMDDPTNLMTITAVLVLEDPIDVGTLKEVIEERLLGFTRFRQRVRDPEESPRWEMDPHFDLDRHVRRAALPGAADQEELKARVSDLMSDPLDRSKPLWHMELIEDYLGGSAIIVRLHHCIGDGIALVQVLLSLTDEHFDPARFPTTEHTGRLSGFVEGAWKTLKETATVGSRILAEGTESLLNPSHALHRAKQGMSLGAALSKFAFLGTDTDTVFKGDLQVAQKATWSGPLDLTTVKRIGHAIDAKVNDVLLGAVAGALRHYLEAHDEPTDGVVMRALVPVNLRPLEQAFELGNHFGLVFLNLPVGTKNRLERVMGVKKQMDEIKGSAEAGAAFGILEALGHFPIEVEEQAVRFFGNKASAVMTNVPGPQEQLHIKGRRVQNVMPWVPRAGHIGLGVSIFSYNGEVRLGIACDGHLVPDPDTIIEGFELEFDELAADLSPEA; the protein is encoded by the coding sequence ATGAAAACCCACGAACCGCTGTCCGGCGTCGATGCGGCCTGGCTCCGCATGGACGACCCGACGAATCTGATGACGATTACGGCGGTCCTGGTTCTTGAGGATCCAATAGATGTGGGGACGTTGAAGGAGGTGATTGAGGAGCGCCTACTCGGCTTTACCCGATTTCGCCAGCGCGTGCGCGACCCAGAAGAAAGTCCGCGTTGGGAGATGGATCCGCACTTCGATCTGGACCGTCACGTGCGCCGAGCCGCTCTTCCGGGCGCGGCAGATCAGGAGGAGTTGAAGGCGCGGGTGAGCGACCTGATGAGCGATCCGCTCGACCGCTCGAAGCCGCTCTGGCACATGGAGCTGATCGAGGATTACCTCGGCGGCAGCGCGATTATTGTGCGACTGCACCACTGCATCGGGGACGGCATCGCCCTCGTGCAGGTGCTGCTCTCGCTCACCGACGAGCACTTCGATCCGGCCCGCTTCCCGACCACTGAGCACACGGGCCGCCTTTCGGGATTTGTGGAGGGGGCATGGAAGACCCTCAAAGAAACGGCGACCGTCGGGAGTCGAATTTTGGCAGAGGGGACTGAATCTCTCCTCAATCCCTCCCATGCACTCCACCGCGCCAAGCAGGGAATGAGCCTCGGCGCTGCGTTGTCGAAGTTCGCCTTCTTGGGGACCGACACCGACACCGTCTTTAAGGGCGACCTGCAGGTCGCACAAAAAGCAACGTGGTCCGGCCCGCTCGACCTCACCACCGTGAAACGCATCGGCCACGCGATTGACGCCAAGGTAAACGATGTGCTGCTCGGCGCTGTGGCGGGCGCGCTTCGGCACTACCTGGAGGCCCACGACGAGCCCACAGACGGGGTGGTGATGCGCGCCCTCGTGCCAGTGAACCTCCGCCCTCTGGAGCAAGCCTTTGAGTTGGGAAATCACTTCGGACTCGTCTTCCTCAACCTCCCGGTAGGCACGAAGAACCGGTTGGAGCGCGTAATGGGCGTCAAGAAGCAGATGGATGAAATAAAAGGCTCTGCCGAGGCAGGGGCTGCCTTTGGGATTCTGGAAGCGCTCGGGCACTTCCCGATCGAAGTAGAAGAGCAGGCCGTCCGCTTCTTTGGCAACAAGGCAAGCGCGGTGATGACAAACGTACCGGGTCCGCAGGAGCAACTGCACATCAAAGGCCGCCGTGTGCAAAACGTGATGCCGTGGGTGCCCCGCGCCGGCCACATCGGGCTGGGGGTCAGCATCTTCAGCTACAACGGCGAGGTACGGCTCGGCATTGCCTGCGACGGGCACCTCGTCCCCGACCCCGACACGATCATAGAGGGCTTTGAGCTCGAGTTCGACGAACTCGCCGCCGACCTCTCTCCGGAGGCGTGA